The Leifsonia sp. ZF2019 DNA segment CGCGCGGGCGGGCGGGATCACCGCCACCAGGCTGACGACGGCCCAGTACGCATGCCCGAGACCGAAGGCCAGAGCGATCCCCCCGGCGATGAGCACGCCGACGACATTCTGGGCGACGGTCAACCACACGCGCGGGTCCCGGAGCACAGTGGCGTCCGCGCGCGGATGCCGGTTCAGCTCCTTCAGCAGGGTCCAGCGGCGGCCGCCCGCCAGGCGCCGGACCAGCCATCCGGACATCGTCAGGAGCCACGAGAACACGGCCACGATCACGGCGAGACCGATCCGCGGCCAGGCATCGGCCGCAGTGGTCGGGATGTTGGCGCAGACGAGCAGGGCGAAGACGAAGAACAGCGGCTGCGAGGGCAGCAGCTGGAGCGCGGTGACGAACAGGGTCCCCCCGCCGACGACCAGCACCAACGCCGCCGCAAGAAGGGGCAGAGGCTCGCCGAGGACGGCGATCAGGACCCCGAGTGCGATGCTGGCGACGAGCACGACCCCGGCGGCGGACACGCTCCGCAGGCGCAGCCGGTACTGCTCGTTCCGCCCGTACAGGGCGGTGAAGGCGCCGAACGTCGCGTACGCGGCGAGGTCCAGTCGCCCGACGGCCCACAGGACCAGCAGCGGAACGGCGACGGCCGTCGCGGCACGGAATCCGACTTCGATGCTCGTCGAGGCGAGCCCGGAAGCCTTCACAGCTTGTCGATAGGGGCGATCTTGATGAGGAGCTTCTTCGCGCCCACCTTCTCGAACTGGACGTGCGCGACGCGCTTGGCGCCCTCCCCCGTGACGGCGGTGACGCGGCCCTCACCGAAATCGGTGTGCGAGATGCGATCGCCGGGGGCGAGCTCGAGGTCGCCGTTGTCGCGCACCTTGCCCGTCACGCGATTCGGCCACTCGGCCTTGGGCCGCTCCGGCGCCGAGAAACCTCCCGACCCGAAGCTCTCGCTCCAGCGGGACCCCGAACCGGAGCCGAGACCGGGCTTGCGCGCATTGAGAGCCCGCGACTGCGTGCCGCCGCGGCCGTTCGCCGAGCCGGGAGACTGCCGCCACTCCACCAGATCGGCTGGGATCTCTTGCAGGTAGCGGCTCGGCATGGCGACGGCGGTCTCACCGAACTGCGCGCGGGTCATCGCGAGCGACAGGAACAGACGCTTCTTGGCGCGCGTGATGCCCACGTAGAAGAGCCGCCGCTCCTCGGCGGGGCCGCCCGGCTCGTTCGCCGACATCCGGTGCGGCAGGAGGTCCTCCTCCACCCCGGTGAGGAACACGGCGTCGTATTCGAGACCCTTCGCCGTGTGCAACGTCATCAGCGAGACGGAGCCGCTCGAGTCGTCGATCTCGTCCGCCGCCGCGACGAGCGACACCTCCGTGAGGAAGTCGACCAGGGTGCCGTCGGGATTGTTGCGCGCGAACTCGCGCGTCACCGCGACGAGCTCCTCCACGTTCTCCGCACGCGCTTCGTCCTGCGGGTCACGGCTGTTGCGCAGCACCTCGAGCAGGCCGCTGCCGTCGAGCAGGAAGAGGAGCACGTCCGCCACCGGCGAGACACCCGCCGGGTTCGCAGGGTCCGTCTTCGCCGACGCCTCGTCGAGCAGCGCCGAGAGCTGCAGGATCGCCGCGGTGACCTTGGGGCCGAGACCGAGCGAACCCGCATCGCGCATGGCCTCGCGGAACGTCATGCCGTTGTCCTCGGCGTAGCTCGCGAGCTGGGTCTCCGTCGCGGGGCCGATGCCGCGCTTGGGAGTGTTCAGGATGCGGCGCAGCGCGAGCGTGTCCTGCGGGTTGGCGACGGTGATCAGATACGCCATCGCGTCCTTGATCTCGGCCCGCTCGTAGAACTTCGTGCCGCCCATCACCTTGTACGGGAGGGCGGAGCGGATGAAGATCTCCTCCAGCGCACGGGTCTGGGCGTTCGTCCGGTAGAACACGGCGATGTCTTTGTACGCCATGCCCGCGCCGTGCAGCTTCTCGATCTCGTCCGCGACGAACTGCGCCTCGTCGTGCCCGGAGTAGCCCGTGTAGCCGACGATCTTCTCGCCGTCGCCCACCGCGGTCCACAGATTCTTGTCTTTGCGGTCGAAGTTGTTCGCGATGACGGCGTTGGCCGCGCTCAGGATGTTCTGCGTCGACCGGTAGTTCTGCTCGAGCAGCACGACCTTGGCCCCCGGGAAGTCGCGCTCGAACTCGACGATGTTGCGGATGTCGGCGCCGCGGAACGCGTAGATCGACTGGTCGGAGTCGCCGACCACCGTCAGCGAGGCGCCGGGGACGACACCGGCGGCGTCGCGCATGCGCTCGATGTGGTGCCCCTGCGCCTCCAGGTCGTCGGCGATGTCCGGTGCGATCGGCATCGTCAGCTCACGGATCAGCGAGTACTGCGCGTGGTTCGTGTCCTGGTACTCGTCGACCAGGATGTGCCGGAACCGGCGCTGGTAGAGGGCGGCCACCTTCGGGAACGCACGGAACAGGAACACCGTCTCGGCGATGAGGTCGTCGAAGTCGAAGGCGTTGGCGGTGCGCAGTGCGCGGGTGTACTGGCGGAAGATCTCGAGGAACATCACCTCCTGCGGGTCGCTCAGGTTCGCCGACCGCGCGAAGGCCTCGATGTCCGTGAGCTCGTTCTTGAGCTTCGAGATGCGGTTCGCGGCACCGGCGACCGTGAAGCCCAGAGC contains these protein-coding regions:
- a CDS encoding FUSC family protein, yielding MKASGLASTSIEVGFRAATAVAVPLLVLWAVGRLDLAAYATFGAFTALYGRNEQYRLRLRSVSAAGVVLVASIALGVLIAVLGEPLPLLAAALVLVVGGGTLFVTALQLLPSQPLFFVFALLVCANIPTTAADAWPRIGLAVIVAVFSWLLTMSGWLVRRLAGGRRWTLLKELNRHPRADATVLRDPRVWLTVAQNVVGVLIAGGIALAFGLGHAYWAVVSLVAVIPPARAAHSISRSLHRIVGTVAGVVVAAALLFWSPPALVVILAIVVCQFFAEILVGRHYGSALVFITPMALAVSHLASPAPLAALVGDRVLETVLGAGIGIVLVLLARGVERARGLAA
- a CDS encoding ATP-dependent helicase, producing MTSLPDAPSGTTSSVPIILDGWEGDDRSGGGRDDHAGARGGASAANDRLFAGLNPQQRIAAEYRGPALLILAGAGSGKTSVLTRRIAGLIETREAWPSQILAITFTNKAANEMRERVEGLLGGKAQGMWISTFHSACVRILRREAETIGKTQSFTIYDSGDSRALLKRIIKELSADALGFTVAGAANRISKLKNELTDIEAFARSANLSDPQEVMFLEIFRQYTRALRTANAFDFDDLIAETVFLFRAFPKVAALYQRRFRHILVDEYQDTNHAQYSLIRELTMPIAPDIADDLEAQGHHIERMRDAAGVVPGASLTVVGDSDQSIYAFRGADIRNIVEFERDFPGAKVVLLEQNYRSTQNILSAANAVIANNFDRKDKNLWTAVGDGEKIVGYTGYSGHDEAQFVADEIEKLHGAGMAYKDIAVFYRTNAQTRALEEIFIRSALPYKVMGGTKFYERAEIKDAMAYLITVANPQDTLALRRILNTPKRGIGPATETQLASYAEDNGMTFREAMRDAGSLGLGPKVTAAILQLSALLDEASAKTDPANPAGVSPVADVLLFLLDGSGLLEVLRNSRDPQDEARAENVEELVAVTREFARNNPDGTLVDFLTEVSLVAAADEIDDSSGSVSLMTLHTAKGLEYDAVFLTGVEEDLLPHRMSANEPGGPAEERRLFYVGITRAKKRLFLSLAMTRAQFGETAVAMPSRYLQEIPADLVEWRQSPGSANGRGGTQSRALNARKPGLGSGSGSRWSESFGSGGFSAPERPKAEWPNRVTGKVRDNGDLELAPGDRISHTDFGEGRVTAVTGEGAKRVAHVQFEKVGAKKLLIKIAPIDKL